The following proteins come from a genomic window of Stieleria sp. JC731:
- a CDS encoding DUF2262 domain-containing protein, whose protein sequence is MTATVTPSEYLLPDHQVLTLHAEVSEEDAANGIPKLQAAIEKLPCLTTEVSFAENNVTVTVTFVDEDATDSLLDQIVELIGDIFPACDDSQPVEFQDSRFGRLIFRDEYSWFEGSFELPETGDTVDLFLDSAPEAPNQASIDRAKQITDEWPQRRSTILARITDNLLDLYNKEWRKLDESDEGPLDAGRFSDRLSLCSLAIDSEQFVTLGFHADGMFTDHGVTATVSTEDEIDAWVD, encoded by the coding sequence GTGACGGCTACCGTTACCCCATCGGAGTATCTATTGCCTGACCATCAAGTCCTGACGCTACATGCTGAGGTTTCCGAAGAGGATGCTGCGAACGGAATCCCAAAGCTCCAAGCTGCCATCGAGAAACTGCCATGCTTAACCACCGAGGTTTCCTTTGCCGAAAACAACGTGACTGTCACGGTGACCTTCGTCGACGAAGACGCGACGGATTCGTTGCTGGACCAAATCGTCGAACTGATCGGAGACATCTTCCCTGCCTGCGACGATTCACAACCCGTCGAGTTCCAAGATTCCCGATTTGGTCGTCTCATTTTTCGTGATGAATACTCATGGTTTGAGGGATCTTTCGAGCTACCAGAAACAGGCGATACCGTGGACCTCTTCCTTGATTCAGCTCCAGAAGCACCGAATCAAGCATCTATTGACCGTGCCAAGCAGATTACAGACGAATGGCCACAACGCAGATCAACTATTCTCGCACGAATCACGGACAATCTATTGGACCTTTACAACAAAGAATGGCGGAAACTGGACGAGAGCGACGAAGGCCCATTGGATGCCGGCAGATTTTCCGATCGATTATCATTGTGCTCGTTGGCGATAGATTCCGAACAATTCGTGACCTTGGGGTTTCACGCTGACGGGATGTTTACAGACCATGGCGTGACCGCAACGGTTTCCACTGAAGATGAGATTGACGCTTGGGTGGACTAG